The following proteins are encoded in a genomic region of Chitinivorax tropicus:
- a CDS encoding TraR/DksA C4-type zinc finger protein, with translation MDLIDHAAMREEAFRDAALARFHHASQGPSAEFCQMDHCGEPIPQARRLAAPGCQYCIDCQQMLEHDNGRRLG, from the coding sequence ATGGATCTGATTGATCACGCGGCCATGCGTGAAGAAGCGTTCCGCGATGCGGCGCTGGCCCGCTTTCACCATGCATCGCAAGGCCCCTCTGCCGAATTCTGCCAGATGGATCACTGCGGCGAGCCGATTCCCCAGGCCCGCCGTCTGGCGGCACCTGGCTGCCAATATTGCATCGACTGCCAGCAGATGCTGGAACATGACAACGGAAGGAGGTTGGGATGA
- a CDS encoding Mor transcription activator family protein, translated as MKETFRSKGPELLTDLAQHVAASLVELAKLDKDRSEQVGRVIADRMANHWGGQNIYFPMGLTQRTSDRDDQIYREFTGSNHAELARKYGVSLQWIYKIVKNKREQELAAKRPPTLQ; from the coding sequence ATGAAGGAAACCTTCCGCAGCAAAGGGCCCGAATTATTGACTGACCTCGCACAACACGTTGCTGCCTCATTGGTTGAATTGGCGAAGCTGGACAAAGATCGCTCGGAACAGGTTGGACGTGTCATTGCCGACCGCATGGCCAACCACTGGGGTGGCCAGAACATCTATTTCCCCATGGGGCTGACCCAGCGGACATCCGACCGGGATGACCAGATCTACCGCGAATTCACCGGTAGCAATCATGCCGAGCTGGCCCGTAAATATGGCGTGTCGTTGCAGTGGATTTACAAGATCGTCAAAAACAAACGGGAGCAGGAATTGGCCGCAAAACGGCCACCAACCTTGCAATAA
- a CDS encoding phage tail assembly protein yields MELTLKYPFVTPAGETINKLTMRRLKVRDIKAITQQSGGKVAEMELIGIARMTSLIPEDLEEMDAADYQVLKDRFLDILGFGGNDLGRSGAAGDVVPVSAE; encoded by the coding sequence ATGGAACTGACACTTAAATATCCATTCGTGACACCTGCAGGCGAAACCATCAATAAATTGACCATGCGTCGTTTGAAAGTACGTGATATCAAGGCGATCACCCAGCAATCCGGCGGAAAGGTTGCCGAGATGGAATTGATTGGTATTGCACGGATGACAAGCTTGATTCCAGAAGATCTGGAAGAAATGGATGCAGCAGATTATCAGGTCCTGAAAGACCGATTTCTCGACATCCTGGGTTTCGGTGGAAACGATCTGGGACGGAGCGGCGCTGCTGGCGATGTGGTTCCGGTTTCAGCCGAGTGA
- a CDS encoding phage major tail tube protein, which produces MAGKIAINRITNANIYLDGNSFLGRADEVKLPDVSVIMQEHKALGMIGKIELPAGFDKLEGEIKWNSLYKEVAQLMANPFKVIKLQCRSNVEVYTSEGRSEEVALVTHLNVMFKKNPLGTYKQHENAEFTSTFTATFVKQVLDSDTVLELDYLNNIFQVAGEDLLSNYNANVVG; this is translated from the coding sequence ATGGCAGGCAAGATCGCAATCAACCGTATTACCAACGCCAATATCTATCTGGATGGTAACTCCTTCCTGGGTCGGGCCGACGAAGTCAAATTGCCAGATGTCTCGGTCATCATGCAGGAGCACAAAGCCCTGGGCATGATCGGCAAGATCGAATTGCCCGCAGGGTTTGACAAACTGGAAGGCGAGATCAAGTGGAACTCGCTATACAAAGAAGTCGCCCAGCTGATGGCCAACCCATTCAAGGTCATCAAATTGCAGTGTCGCTCCAACGTCGAGGTATATACCTCGGAAGGCCGTTCGGAAGAAGTGGCCCTGGTGACGCACTTGAATGTGATGTTCAAGAAAAACCCGCTGGGTACCTACAAGCAGCACGAAAACGCTGAGTTCACCTCGACCTTCACAGCGACTTTCGTCAAGCAGGTACTGGATAGCGACACGGTATTGGAGCTGGATTATCTGAACAATATCTTCCAGGTTGCCGGTGAAGATCTGTTATCCAATTACAACGCGAACGTGGTCGGCTAA
- a CDS encoding transcriptional regulator, protein MAIDRADIAIRMVEERARIGYSQADFARKLGISRETQRRYEIGESGLSGEMLAHAALFGVDVQYVLTGIRSLNAQAAQQAVMEQGSDALTTISRDALTMPNGTTVNIVTTQHVTHVKALVKPGTDHISEAQAAQLTALVNEIVELETRLQKEPKGYRAVWGALNAHCRVTRYRLIAAVDYDKADTYLRQWLLRLNSLASSPRKENERWRTRKLAYIKINTQQDAAWLGAFLYKHFKSESLTDLSDKALEKTYRAVASRRRKVSSAK, encoded by the coding sequence ATGGCGATTGATCGAGCTGATATTGCAATCCGCATGGTCGAAGAGCGGGCTCGCATCGGCTATAGCCAAGCGGACTTTGCACGCAAACTGGGGATCAGCCGGGAGACACAGCGTCGCTACGAAATCGGTGAGAGTGGTTTATCGGGTGAGATGTTGGCACATGCTGCCTTGTTTGGTGTGGATGTGCAATATGTGCTGACGGGCATCCGTTCATTGAATGCCCAGGCGGCGCAACAGGCTGTGATGGAGCAAGGCAGTGACGCGCTCACGACCATCTCGCGCGATGCGCTGACCATGCCTAACGGCACCACGGTGAATATCGTGACCACGCAACACGTCACCCATGTCAAGGCGCTGGTCAAGCCTGGCACAGATCATATCAGCGAGGCGCAAGCTGCGCAGCTGACCGCATTGGTGAATGAGATCGTCGAGCTGGAAACACGTCTGCAGAAGGAACCAAAAGGCTATCGTGCGGTGTGGGGTGCGTTGAATGCGCATTGCCGGGTGACGCGCTACCGGTTGATTGCCGCTGTGGATTACGACAAAGCCGATACCTATCTCAGGCAGTGGCTGCTGCGCCTGAACAGCCTAGCCAGCAGCCCGCGCAAGGAAAATGAACGCTGGCGCACGCGCAAGCTGGCGTATATCAAGATCAACACGCAGCAAGATGCGGCCTGGTTGGGTGCATTCCTTTATAAACATTTCAAAAGCGAGTCCTTGACCGACTTGTCAGACAAAGCCCTGGAAAAGACCTACCGGGCGGTGGCAAGCCGTCGCCGTAAGGTGTCGTCCGCCAAATGA
- a CDS encoding Gp37 family protein: MQTLQMTEAIVARLKTSLPHLAVEHWPGNTADYRLSHATGAVLVSYRRSTFKHSMDAANVVQPRRVRWLLTVWLRVPAGRGGELDVLDQVRKALVGYCPPGCRKLHAKSEKIVGDTAGQWQALVEVACEALLVEDISLPDVIRLNTVNYKEIQ, from the coding sequence ATGCAGACACTGCAAATGACCGAAGCCATCGTGGCACGACTGAAAACCAGCTTGCCACATCTCGCCGTGGAACATTGGCCTGGCAACACGGCGGATTACCGCTTGAGCCATGCGACCGGCGCTGTCTTGGTGAGCTATCGGCGCAGCACCTTCAAACACAGCATGGATGCGGCCAATGTGGTGCAGCCGCGACGCGTGCGGTGGTTGCTGACCGTGTGGCTGCGGGTGCCGGCAGGCCGGGGTGGCGAGCTGGATGTGCTGGATCAGGTGCGGAAGGCTTTGGTGGGCTACTGCCCGCCAGGTTGCCGCAAGCTGCATGCCAAATCAGAAAAGATTGTGGGTGATACCGCCGGCCAGTGGCAGGCACTGGTCGAGGTGGCCTGCGAAGCCCTGTTGGTCGAGGACATCAGCCTGCCCGATGTCATCCGACTCAACACCGTCAATTACAAGGAGATTCAATGA
- a CDS encoding GpE family phage tail protein, whose amino-acid sequence MWFRFQPSEIDRLSVADFIQWLELASRQIERETQV is encoded by the coding sequence ATGTGGTTCCGGTTTCAGCCGAGTGAAATCGATCGGCTGAGTGTCGCCGATTTTATTCAATGGCTGGAATTGGCCTCCCGCCAAATCGAGCGTGAAACACAGGTATGA
- a CDS encoding phage tail sheath subtilisin-like domain-containing protein: MPANYLHGVETIEVERGPRPVRTVKSAVIGLIGTAPTGATNKPTLVLSEKDAAVFGAQLPGFTIPQALDAIYDHGVGTVIVINVFDPAIHKSSVAAEDLKFDAQTGIAKTTKQGLLTLQLKSADGTTTYAEKTDYTVDLQSGTLTRVKSGKISASPATLKVSYDYADPSKVTAADIMGGVNAQGQRTGMKALKDTYNQFGCFAKILIAPVYCEQSAVASDMVAVAEQLDAIAYIDAPVGATFDQVLQGRGPNGTINFNTSSDRARLCYPRVRVYDPVTNSERLEPLSTRAAGLRAKVDQDKGFWWSSSNQELAGVIGVERALSAMIDDPTSEVNMLNEQGITTVFSSFGSGFRLWGNRTAAWPTVSHMRNFENVRRTGDVINESIRYFSQQYIDMPLNQATIDALVESVNGYGRKLIGDGALLGFKAWFDPARNQQTELAAGHLLISYKYTPPPPMERLSFETEITSEYLLSLKGGN, translated from the coding sequence ATGCCTGCAAACTATCTGCACGGGGTCGAAACCATTGAAGTTGAACGTGGCCCGCGCCCGGTGCGCACCGTCAAATCAGCAGTCATTGGCCTGATCGGCACGGCTCCCACAGGGGCAACCAATAAACCGACGCTGGTACTGTCTGAAAAGGATGCCGCCGTTTTTGGCGCACAACTGCCAGGCTTCACCATTCCCCAGGCACTGGATGCCATTTATGACCACGGCGTGGGGACGGTGATCGTCATCAACGTGTTTGATCCAGCCATCCACAAATCGAGTGTGGCAGCGGAAGATCTGAAGTTCGATGCCCAGACCGGCATCGCCAAAACAACCAAGCAAGGCTTGCTGACCCTGCAACTGAAAAGTGCCGATGGCACGACAACCTATGCGGAAAAGACTGACTATACGGTGGATTTGCAGAGTGGCACGCTCACCCGTGTCAAGTCCGGCAAGATTTCCGCCAGCCCTGCAACCTTGAAGGTCAGCTATGACTACGCTGATCCGAGCAAGGTCACCGCGGCGGACATCATGGGTGGTGTCAATGCACAAGGGCAGCGGACTGGCATGAAAGCACTGAAGGACACCTATAACCAATTTGGATGCTTCGCCAAGATTCTGATTGCGCCGGTGTATTGTGAGCAGAGCGCCGTAGCCAGCGATATGGTGGCGGTTGCAGAGCAACTGGACGCGATTGCCTATATCGATGCACCAGTTGGCGCCACCTTCGACCAGGTGCTGCAAGGCCGTGGCCCGAATGGCACCATCAATTTCAATACATCAAGCGACCGGGCTCGCCTGTGCTACCCCCGTGTTCGTGTGTATGACCCGGTTACCAACAGCGAGCGTCTGGAGCCATTGTCCACCCGCGCGGCTGGCTTGCGCGCCAAAGTCGATCAGGACAAGGGTTTCTGGTGGTCAAGCTCCAACCAGGAGTTGGCAGGCGTGATCGGCGTCGAGCGTGCTTTGTCAGCCATGATCGATGACCCGACATCTGAAGTGAACATGCTCAATGAGCAAGGCATCACGACGGTGTTCTCAAGCTTTGGCTCAGGCTTCCGCTTATGGGGCAACCGCACCGCCGCCTGGCCTACTGTCAGCCACATGCGTAACTTCGAGAACGTGCGCCGCACTGGGGATGTGATCAATGAGTCCATCCGCTATTTCAGTCAGCAATACATCGATATGCCTCTGAACCAGGCCACCATTGATGCGCTGGTGGAGTCGGTGAATGGCTATGGCCGCAAACTGATCGGTGATGGGGCGCTGCTCGGCTTCAAAGCTTGGTTTGACCCTGCCCGTAACCAACAGACCGAACTGGCAGCTGGCCACCTGCTGATCAGCTACAAGTACACACCACCGCCCCCCATGGAACGCTTGTCGTTCGAAACCGAGATCACCTCGGAATATCTGCTCAGCTTGAAAGGAGGTAACTGA
- a CDS encoding M15 family metallopeptidase, with the protein MPSRLIEDLHPDLQPLCREFLKRCQAAGLDILITCTYRSRAEQDQLYAQGRDGNTGARVTNARGGQSAHNFTLQGRPAARAFDIVPMVGGKPMWRATHPAWQQAGAIGMTLGLNWYGRPGAPFREYPHFELARG; encoded by the coding sequence ATGCCAAGCCGTCTGATTGAAGATCTGCACCCGGATCTGCAACCACTTTGCCGGGAATTCTTGAAGCGATGCCAGGCGGCGGGCCTGGACATCCTGATCACCTGCACCTATCGCAGCCGCGCCGAGCAGGACCAGCTTTATGCGCAAGGGCGGGATGGCAATACCGGCGCAAGGGTCACCAATGCGCGTGGCGGGCAGTCCGCCCACAATTTCACGCTACAGGGCCGACCCGCTGCCCGTGCGTTTGACATCGTGCCGATGGTGGGCGGCAAGCCGATGTGGCGTGCTACTCACCCGGCCTGGCAGCAAGCCGGGGCTATTGGCATGACATTGGGCCTGAATTGGTATGGCAGACCGGGTGCACCATTTCGGGAGTACCCGCACTTTGAGCTGGCGAGGGGCTGA